A single genomic interval of Hevea brasiliensis isolate MT/VB/25A 57/8 chromosome 4, ASM3005281v1, whole genome shotgun sequence harbors:
- the LOC131179440 gene encoding uncharacterized protein LOC131179440: MDFGILGMKIVRGINLKGGHEFISKILFRQPIEKNGSFKWDCMGLTNDDDVNIMFNYIDEIGAIKCTDDFESLSNDYCPDDDEDDAESDEEWIDSDDWDMNEDSGNHNELVVDLPFYYNTHVANPIMPLVPPPPYSEIDFSLLTVDPWSTPQCSSMWDPLKEFELGMIFSSREDVQKAAKEYHLHRHHEFCNEETKSRTYAIRCKDTTSNCKWRLRASRGKGSDIWKITRYNGPHTCVNPSLSQDHKQLDSKFISDFILAIVREQPNVKIGALQSEIKDKIGYMPSYRKTWKARHDAIIKIFGDWDESYGRLRQYMLALCKQNPESMFLIEDDPFFVNNRLDPAYRVFDRMFWAYKQTIEGFKNCRPVIFIDSTFLYGKYKGCLFCATTLDGNNHIFPIAWAIVDSENTRNWDWFMSCLRVFVTDRNGICVISDRHIAIKKAMNQDWWQPPAGHHRYCLRHIISNYNTKFKNTNMKEALRKAAQQLEKKNFYEAMNTIKNEHPDTFEWATKIPLEKWTRSHDGGKRYGSMTTNTVESVNGILKGIRALPITAMVEKIFFQRC, translated from the exons ATGGATTTTGGtattttaggaatgaaaattgtcCGTGGAATTAATCTTAAAGGTGGACATGAATTTATATCGAAAATCTTATTCAGACAACCCATTGAAAAAAATGGCTCATTTAAATGGGATTGCATGGGTTTGACAAACGATGACGATGTGAATATTATGTTTAATtacattgatgaaattggag CAATCAAGTGTACGGATGATTTTGAATCGCTTAGCAATGATTATTGTCCTGATGATGATGAGGATGATGCGGAGTCTGATGAAGAATGGATTGATAGTGATGACTGGGACATGAATGAGGATAGTGGTAATCATAATGAGTTAGTAGTAGATTTGCCTTTTTACTATAATACTCATGTTGCAAACCCAATAATGCCGCTTGTCCCTCCTCCGCCTTATAGTGAAATAGATTTTTCATTGCTAACGGTTGATCCATGGTCAACACCACAGTGTAGTTCAATGTGGGATCCATTAAAAGAGTTTGAATTAGGAATGATATTCTCATCTAGAGAGGATGTCCAAAAAGCTGCCAAAGAATATCATTTACATAGGCACCATGAGTTTTGTAATGAGGAGACAAAGAGTAGAACATATGCCATCAGGTGCAAAGACACAACGAGCAATTGTAAGTGGAGATTGCGTGCCTCACGAGGGAAAGGAAGTGATATATGGAAAATTACGCGAtataatggaccacatacatgtgTTAATCCATCACTGTCACAAGATCATAAGCAATTGGATAGCAAATTTATATCTGATTTCATTCTCGCCATTGTACGTGAACAACCCAATGTGAAGATAGGAGCGTTACAGTCTGAAATAAAAGATAAGATTGGATATATGCCAAGTTATCGAAAGACCTGGAAGGCTAGGCACGATGCAATTATTAAGATCTTTGGTGATTGGGACGAATCTTACGGAAGGTTGCGACAATATATGCTTGCTTTGTGCAAACAGAACCCTGAAAGTATGTTCTTGATTGAAGATGATCCTTTTTTTGTTAATAATAGATTAGATCCTGCTTATCGGGTTTTCGATAGAATGTTTTGGGCATATAAACAAACAATAGAAGGATTCAAGAACTGTCGACCGGTTATATTCATAGACTCAACTTTTTTATATGGAAAGTACAAAGGATGTTTATTTTGTGCAACAACACTTGATGGTAATAACCATATTTTCCCAATTGCGTGGGCAATAGTCGACAGTGAAAATACAAGGAACTGGGATTGGTTTATGTCTTGTTTGAGGGTGTTTGTGACAGATCGTAATGGAATATGTGTTATATCAGATAGACATATTGCCATAAAAAAGGCAATGAATCAAGATTGGTGGCAGCCTCCTGCTGGGCATCATCGATACTGCTTAAGACATATCATCAGCAATTACAACACAAAGTTTAAGAATACTAATATGAAAGAAGCTCTCCGAAAGGCAG CACaacaattggaaaaaaaaaatttttatgaggCCATGAACACAATCAAGAATGAGCATCCTGATACATTTGAATGGGCTACAAAGATACCTTTGGAAAAATGGACACGTTCTCATGATGGAGGGAAACGTTATGGCTCCATGACAACTAATACTGTTGAGTCTGTTAATGGAATACTCAAAGGGATCCGTGCTTTACCCATAACTGCAATGgtagaaaaaatatttttccaaagGTGTTGA